One Scophthalmus maximus strain ysfricsl-2021 chromosome 7, ASM2237912v1, whole genome shotgun sequence genomic window, tctctcctgttcaGGAAACACTGATCtttcatgtcccccccccccccccccccagcactcCGAAGCCCCAGTTCGCCAGCTGGCTCATTGAGCAGGTGGAGACGGGCCAGTACACAGGTCTGTGCTACGTGGGCCAGAACAAGTTCAGGGTCCCCTGGAAGCACAACTCACGAAGGGACTGCAGGGATGAGGACAGTAAAATATTCTGGGTATGTGTAAAGGCCTTCTGTTGAGCTTGTTGTTATTGAAACACTTGTTGTTATCTGGAtgagataaacaaaacaataaaaagggaATTGCTTTGTTGACAACTGTAGTCTGTATTTGTTATTTCCTGACTTGGTAAAACTTTAAAAGTAGAATATTgtgccacaaatacttttcataatctgtgtaaaaaaaaaaccagctcATAAGAGCCTCATATCATCAGTCAtgggttgttggttttgttgGATGGCAGCTGGTGACAAGGGCAATTACAGCATACCGATACCTGCACTTCCACTTAAGTCAAAGTATAATCACTACAATATACAATGCACAATACAAGTTGAACACCCGGTTTTTAAAACTTTAGCAGCTGTGGGGTAAACTTGTTGACGTCGTCATCATGTGTGATTCACAGGCGTGGGCCGTCGCAAGTGGTAAAATCAACGAGTTCCCCAACGACAAGGCCCGGTGGAAAACCAACTTCCGCTGCGCCCTCAACAACCTCTCCAGGCGCTTCAAGATGATGGAGGACAATTCCAAGAATCCCGTCTTCCAAGACGACCCTCATAAAGTCTACGAAATCGTCAACACCGAGCGTAAGACGACTGGCATTTCAAAAAACCCCGAAGGCTTTTGTCACTGTGgaaccttcttctttttttggggggggttttagTTTGTGCGCAAAATGAAATGTGCGTCTGTTCTGCAGCACGACACGAGAGTCTGCCAAAACAAGACTCCCAGGAGGATTCTGTCATGACTCCAGACATCTTCAGCTCTCCCACAGTGTGCTTCCCCGCAGGAAACGAGGTGCAGTATTGCCAAGCGCACACTTTCACTTCTCTCACGTAAATTGTTTCAGTAGGAGTCATATTACTGCTGATCGTTTCGTAgattcacttcctgctctcttgtctttttcctccAAACAGTACAATCTGGTTAACTATTTCACGGCCTTGGGCCTCGGCAACCATCCAATAGGTACAGAGTCTTTTGCAAAGGGAAATGATATCCTCTCAATCTGTTTTATATGGTTTTACATGGGTTATAATCAGGGTTTGAATGCAgtcagattagatttttttttttttttattgtctttgatAGAGGAGCCAATGTTGGCAGAGAACTACTGCCAGCCCAACGCAGCCGTCCCCGGAAGTTATCCTGTGGCAGCCGAGAATCACCCGCAGGTTATTCCAGATCAGCCGTCTTACTACGAGGGTATGAAAATTGAAATTCCTCCACTGGAATTAAAGGCTGTACGGAAAAAAAATTACGTTTTCAAATGCTAATCTGGGGGAAATGTAAtcttttatggttttttttggtttttttacagtaaCTCCTCCACTCGTCCTCagttctcctctgcagctgacTATTTACGACCTGGAGATCTCCATCTGCTacaggaaaagagaaatgcTAAAGACCACGTTGAGCACAGAACGACTCCAGCTCCACTACCAGCACGAGGCCCCCGAGCTCAACGCCCATCCTCTCTGCTTCCCCTCCACCGACGGCCTGCTAGACCACAAACAGGTACGCGTTATGGAGTGGCGTTATGGAAGGAAATCGTCCGCCgatttttttatcacacttttTCTTGACCAGTCTTTAAAAGTGTATTTCCTACAGTTAACCTGTGAAGAAACAGGCCCTGCCCCCGtcattgtgattttatttgtcCCGCACGCCTGAGATTATGCTGGCACTCTGCCTTTGGAAACATGGGgactttcagttttttttgtgtgtggctgtgagaAGATGTGACGTCGGATTTTAAACCTGCCAGAAGTTGAGCGTCTGCTTCAAACAGTGCTCAGTCACAAATGTTGCCCACCAAAACACAGAGTCTGTAACTGTGCTGCCTAACAAACACATTCGTTCCCAAAATGTACTAAATCATGCATCCGTTTGCGCTTGCTACTTAGAGGAACAGTGGGAAACTACAGACTCACTAGTGTGCATCCCTGGGGTAGTCTTCAAAAGTGTATGAGATACTATGCAAGtcaaattttgttttggttAGGATGCGCTCACATCACCATGTGACACGTTCATTTGTAAGAGGCCAGTAAAACGTCTGGAGTTTGctcctgattaaaaaaacaaactctgttcAGCTTGAAGAGTGGGACATTAAACCAAGGCCGTTTCTCCACGCCAGATCGACTACACCAACCGCATCCTCACCAGCATTCAGAAGGGTCTGCTGCTGGAGGTCCGTGAGACTGGC contains:
- the irf7 gene encoding interferon regulatory factor 7 produces the protein MQSTPKPQFASWLIEQVETGQYTGLCYVGQNKFRVPWKHNSRRDCRDEDSKIFWAWAVASGKINEFPNDKARWKTNFRCALNNLSRRFKMMEDNSKNPVFQDDPHKVYEIVNTEPRHESLPKQDSQEDSVMTPDIFSSPTVCFPAGNEYNLVNYFTALGLGNHPIEEPMLAENYCQPNAAVPGSYPVAAENHPQVIPDQPSYYEVTPPLVLSSPLQLTIYDLEISICYRKREMLKTTLSTERLQLHYQHEAPELNAHPLCFPSTDGLLDHKQIDYTNRILTSIQKGLLLEVRETGIYAWRQDRCHVFASTSDPSVAHPHPTKLPQNTMVELLNIGKYVNELKKFRENNGGSPDYTINMCFGEKFPDGKPMEKKLITVKVVPLICRHFHEMAQMEGASSLHSANVSLQISHNSLYDLINSVFGLPLTDEDPARAAADFLH